The following are encoded together in the Roseofilum reptotaenium CS-1145 genome:
- a CDS encoding TauD/TfdA family dioxygenase, giving the protein MTAIQTQSFITVKNKRFHYIWLRENCPSCRYAAPYQQLYDPNISDRPENPQPLSVDLNEDTLIIDWDETPAHRSVFSVEWLLDHSYDPQPEVDSDNTILWDRAKLELRSPQTYDALKINNESWMEPLFRLGFVILENIAPDELESFLSSIGPIYNADYGKIMPLETRDRAKNSLPLSDGCALPPHNDLSYWGGHHLAQFLYCVDHQNPGGYSILVDGFRVAEDFRQDHPQYFQILVETPVQFWLLDKMHQYQFCNTATILECDREGKLTTVRFSKRNCRPHLLFEELEHLYQAYHTFFRYLKKPDYQYQFQLQPHNCLLFQNFRVLHGRTAFDPALGNRKLSSGYLDWHFFVGRKMFQNYKI; this is encoded by the coding sequence ATGACTGCCATTCAAACCCAATCTTTTATTACCGTCAAAAATAAACGTTTTCACTATATCTGGCTGCGAGAAAATTGCCCCAGTTGTCGCTATGCTGCTCCTTATCAACAACTCTACGACCCTAATATTAGCGATCGCCCAGAAAACCCGCAACCTCTATCCGTAGATTTAAACGAGGATACCTTAATCATTGACTGGGATGAAACCCCTGCCCATCGTAGCGTATTTTCTGTGGAGTGGTTGCTCGACCATAGTTACGATCCTCAACCGGAAGTCGATTCAGATAACACCATTTTATGGGATCGAGCCAAACTAGAATTGCGATCGCCGCAAACCTATGATGCGCTGAAGATCAATAATGAGAGTTGGATGGAGCCGTTATTTCGCTTAGGATTCGTCATTCTCGAAAATATTGCCCCTGACGAATTGGAATCCTTTCTGTCATCTATCGGTCCCATTTACAATGCCGATTATGGCAAAATCATGCCCCTGGAAACCAGAGATAGAGCTAAAAATTCCTTACCTTTGAGCGATGGATGTGCTTTACCCCCTCATAACGATCTGAGTTACTGGGGAGGGCATCACTTGGCTCAATTTCTCTATTGTGTAGACCATCAAAATCCAGGTGGTTACTCTATATTAGTAGACGGTTTTCGGGTTGCTGAAGACTTTCGCCAAGATCATCCCCAATATTTTCAAATTTTGGTGGAAACTCCGGTACAATTTTGGTTACTAGACAAAATGCATCAATATCAGTTTTGCAATACTGCAACGATCTTGGAATGCGATAGAGAAGGAAAATTGACTACTGTACGTTTTAGCAAAAGGAACTGTAGACCTCATTTACTCTTTGAGGAATTAGAACATTTATATCAAGCATATCATACTTTTTTTCGCTATCTAAAAAAACCGGATTATCAATATCAGTTTCAGTTGCAACCCCATAACTGTCTGCTCTTCCAAAATTTTAGAGTCCTGCATGGAAGAACTGCTTTTGATCCCGCTCTTGGAAATCGCAAGCTCAGTTCAGGTTATCTGGATTGGCACTTCTTTGTGGGCAGGAAGATGTTTCAGAATTACAAAATTTAA